The following are encoded in a window of Solibacillus sp. FSL R7-0668 genomic DNA:
- a CDS encoding fatty acid desaturase, which yields MAKTDAEKTKQLRKDVAPFAKSETRLSIQQLLNTLVPLLLIWGAGYFLLQYSPWYTALCSVIASGFVVRTFIIFHDCTHGSFFKSKKANDIIGNITGIFTSFPYEKWKREHTIHHATSSNLDKRGIGDIDMLTVDEYLEKSKMGRLGYRLYRNPLVMFGLGPLFMVLVLNRFNRKDAKRKERLNTYFTNIVLLAICAVLIFVNGWATFLLVHGLTLFIAGALGIWLFYIQHTYEDSYFEVDSDWDYVKAAVEGSSYYKLPKVLQWVTGNIGFHHVHHLSPRIPNYKLEDAHESVKPLQQATTITIKTSLESLRYKLYDPENYRFVSFKEAAKRETMRGKQFAVK from the coding sequence ATGGCTAAAACAGATGCAGAAAAAACGAAGCAGCTACGAAAAGATGTAGCGCCGTTTGCGAAATCAGAAACACGCCTTAGCATTCAACAATTATTAAATACACTTGTCCCATTATTACTTATTTGGGGTGCAGGATATTTTTTATTACAATATTCACCTTGGTATACGGCACTTTGTAGCGTCATTGCTTCGGGCTTTGTTGTACGTACATTTATTATTTTCCATGACTGTACACATGGTTCGTTTTTCAAAAGCAAAAAGGCAAATGATATTATTGGGAATATTACAGGGATTTTTACGTCTTTCCCATACGAGAAATGGAAACGTGAGCATACGATTCACCATGCAACAAGCTCGAACTTAGACAAGCGTGGCATTGGTGATATTGATATGTTAACGGTGGATGAATACCTTGAAAAATCAAAAATGGGTCGCTTAGGCTACCGTTTATATCGTAATCCACTTGTGATGTTTGGCTTAGGACCATTGTTTATGGTACTTGTTTTAAATCGTTTTAATCGTAAAGATGCAAAGCGTAAAGAGCGTTTAAATACGTATTTCACAAACATTGTATTACTAGCGATTTGTGCGGTATTAATTTTTGTAAATGGCTGGGCAACGTTTTTATTAGTGCATGGCTTAACATTATTCATTGCAGGTGCTTTAGGCATCTGGTTATTCTATATTCAACATACTTATGAAGATTCGTATTTCGAGGTAGATTCAGATTGGGATTATGTAAAGGCTGCTGTAGAGGGTAGTTCGTATTACAAATTACCGAAAGTGTTACAATGGGTAACAGGAAACATTGGCTTCCACCATGTGCATCACTTATCACCGCGTATTCCTAACTACAAATTAGAAGACGCACATGAATCGGTAAAACCACTACAACAAGCGACGACGATTACAATAAAGACAAGCTTAGAGTCACTACGTTATAAATTATACGATCCAGAAAATTATCGCTTCGTTTCATTTAAAGAAGCAGCAAAGCGTGAAACAATGCGCGGCAAACAGTTCGCTGTAAAATAG